The Planococcus liqunii genome includes a region encoding these proteins:
- the ybeY gene encoding rRNA maturation RNase YbeY, producing MMSIDFMDETESLGENELQFVEKILQHAAEAENIGAAEVSVTFVTNDEIQNINKEYRGKDAPTDVISFAMEELGEGEVEIVGSMEPRMLGDIIISLDRTKEQAADYGHSFERELGFLAVHGFLHLLGYDHMTKEDEKTMFAKQEEILSSLGITRDGYEGE from the coding sequence ATGATGTCGATTGATTTTATGGACGAAACTGAAAGTTTAGGCGAAAATGAACTGCAATTTGTGGAGAAAATTTTGCAGCATGCGGCTGAAGCTGAAAATATTGGAGCTGCTGAAGTGTCCGTCACTTTTGTGACCAATGATGAAATCCAAAATATCAACAAAGAATACCGGGGCAAGGATGCGCCGACCGATGTCATTTCTTTTGCTATGGAAGAACTGGGCGAAGGGGAAGTCGAAATCGTCGGCTCGATGGAACCGCGTATGCTCGGCGATATCATCATTTCACTCGACCGGACAAAAGAACAGGCGGCGGATTACGGCCATTCATTTGAACGGGAATTGGGCTTTTTGGCCGTGCACGGCTTTTTGCACCTGTTGGGCTATGACCACATGACCAAAGAAGACGAAAAGACAATGTTCGCCAAGCAGGAAGAAATTCTGTCTTCGCTTGGAATAACCCGTGACGGTTATGAAGGCGAGTAG
- the floA gene encoding flotillin-like protein FloA (flotillin-like protein involved in membrane lipid rafts) → MGIEAIGLGAAIIGIIVVLAIFFTFVPITLWISALAAGVRISIFTLVGMRLRRVIPSRIVNPLIKASKAGLTVTINQLESHYLAGGNVDRVVNALIAAHRANIELPFERAAAIDLAGRDVLEAVQMSVNPKVIETPFIAGVAMDGIEVKAKARITVRANIDRLVGGAGEETIVARVGEGIVSTLGSSTSHKKVLENPDLISQTVLSKGLDSGTAFEILSIDIADVDIGKNIGAELQTEQAEADKKIAQAKAEERRAMAVASEQEMKAKVVEMRAKVVGAEAEVPLAMSEALRNGNMGVMDYINYKNVQADTSMRDSIARTGSEKVDAK, encoded by the coding sequence ATGGGAATTGAAGCAATTGGTCTTGGCGCCGCGATAATTGGTATTATCGTTGTCTTAGCGATTTTCTTTACATTCGTGCCAATCACATTATGGATTTCTGCGTTAGCAGCAGGTGTCCGCATCAGCATCTTTACATTAGTCGGGATGCGCCTTCGCCGTGTAATTCCATCGCGCATCGTAAATCCGTTGATCAAGGCATCAAAAGCGGGTCTGACGGTCACTATCAACCAACTGGAAAGCCATTACTTGGCGGGCGGTAACGTCGACCGCGTCGTGAACGCATTGATTGCGGCACACCGGGCGAATATTGAATTGCCGTTTGAACGGGCAGCAGCCATTGACTTGGCAGGCCGTGACGTGCTGGAAGCGGTACAGATGTCCGTTAACCCGAAAGTGATTGAAACACCGTTTATTGCAGGTGTAGCCATGGACGGAATCGAAGTAAAAGCAAAAGCGCGTATCACAGTCCGCGCCAACATCGACCGTCTAGTCGGTGGTGCAGGGGAAGAAACGATTGTTGCCCGTGTTGGAGAAGGGATTGTCTCGACACTCGGTTCAAGCACCAGCCACAAAAAAGTTCTTGAAAACCCGGACTTGATTTCGCAAACGGTTTTAAGCAAAGGCTTGGATTCCGGTACGGCATTTGAAATCTTATCCATCGACATTGCAGACGTTGATATCGGCAAAAACATCGGTGCTGAACTTCAAACGGAGCAAGCGGAAGCGGATAAGAAAATCGCCCAGGCAAAAGCGGAAGAGCGCAGAGCTATGGCGGTAGCAAGCGAACAGGAAATGAAAGCGAAAGTTGTCGAAATGAGAGCGAAAGTTGTGGGAGCGGAAGCAGAAGTGCCGCTTGCCATGTCCGAAGCGCTTCGCAACGGCAATATGGGCGTGATGGATTACATCAATTACAAAAACGTCCAGGCGGATACCAGCATGAGAGATTCGATTGCCCGTACTGGCTCAGAAAAAGTGGATGCAAAATAA
- a CDS encoding PhoH family protein, which produces MTENQLLELHVKDPNEAVLLLGISDSHMTLIEEAFQIQIITRGDVIRLSGSEEGKQIGKLLIEQLLKVIRKNINIDQRDIVSAIEMARAGTIEYFAELYDEEVARNANGKAIRAKTIGQRHYIHAVRSKDLVFGIGPAGTGKTYLAVVMAVQALKNGQVKKIILTRPAVEAGESLGFLPGDLKEKVDPYLRPLYDALHDVLGLEQTNRLIERGTIEIAPLAYMRGRTLDEAFVILDEAQNTTKAQMKMFLTRLGFGSKMIITGDKTQIDLPRGAESGLIVAETILQRVSGIHIQYLERGDVVRHPLVAKIIEAYDDQPS; this is translated from the coding sequence ATGACAGAAAACCAATTACTTGAACTTCATGTGAAAGACCCTAATGAAGCGGTGCTGCTGCTCGGGATATCTGATAGTCACATGACCTTAATCGAAGAAGCGTTCCAAATTCAAATAATCACCCGCGGCGATGTGATCCGGCTGTCTGGTTCGGAAGAAGGCAAACAAATCGGGAAATTGCTGATTGAACAATTATTGAAAGTGATCCGCAAAAACATCAATATTGATCAGCGCGACATCGTTTCCGCAATTGAAATGGCTAGAGCCGGCACCATAGAATATTTTGCCGAACTGTATGATGAAGAAGTGGCCCGCAATGCCAACGGCAAAGCAATCCGTGCCAAAACAATCGGCCAGCGCCATTATATCCACGCTGTGCGCAGCAAGGACCTCGTGTTCGGGATTGGACCGGCAGGAACAGGCAAAACCTATCTGGCGGTTGTCATGGCAGTACAGGCACTGAAAAACGGCCAAGTCAAAAAAATCATCCTGACGCGCCCGGCGGTGGAAGCAGGCGAAAGCCTCGGATTTTTGCCCGGCGATTTAAAAGAAAAAGTGGATCCTTATCTACGTCCGTTGTACGACGCGTTGCATGACGTGTTGGGGCTTGAACAGACCAATCGGTTGATTGAGCGCGGGACCATTGAAATCGCCCCTCTCGCCTATATGAGAGGCCGCACGTTGGATGAAGCCTTTGTCATTCTGGATGAAGCGCAAAACACGACCAAAGCGCAAATGAAGATGTTCTTGACGCGCCTTGGATTTGGTTCGAAAATGATCATTACCGGCGATAAAACACAAATCGATTTGCCGCGAGGCGCTGAATCTGGCCTGATTGTAGCTGAAACGATTCTTCAGCGCGTTAGCGGCATCCATATTCAATACTTGGAACGGGGCGATGTGGTTCGCCATCCACTTGTTGCAAAAATTATCGAAGCATACGATGACCAGCCTTCTTGA
- a CDS encoding pyruvate, water dikinase regulatory protein, whose amino-acid sequence MKQLRLFIVSDSVGETGELVAKAAISQYLYADQNAVLKRFPYIDSVDHLQEIIKLAAQQNAFIVYTLVSHDLRSYIKKETIKYKVTAVDLMGPLMDALERELGSVPLEEAGLVRKLDDDYFKKVEAIEFAVKYDDGRDPRGILMADIVLVGISRTSKTPLSQYLAHKRLKVANVPLVPEVDPPEELFKVDPSKCFGLVISPEKLNHIRKERLIALGLSDDANYARINRIHEEIAHFEKVVERIGCEVVDVTNRAVEETANLILNKRNNRF is encoded by the coding sequence ATGAAACAGCTTCGCTTGTTTATCGTCTCCGATTCCGTCGGAGAAACAGGGGAACTTGTCGCAAAGGCGGCGATCAGCCAGTATTTATATGCGGATCAAAATGCCGTTTTAAAAAGATTTCCATACATTGATTCGGTGGATCATTTGCAGGAAATCATCAAATTGGCTGCGCAGCAAAATGCCTTTATCGTGTACACCCTGGTGTCTCACGATTTGCGAAGCTATATAAAAAAAGAAACAATTAAATATAAAGTGACGGCAGTCGATTTGATGGGGCCGTTGATGGACGCATTGGAGAGGGAATTGGGATCGGTGCCGCTGGAAGAAGCGGGCCTGGTCCGCAAACTTGATGACGATTACTTTAAGAAAGTGGAAGCCATTGAATTTGCAGTGAAGTACGATGACGGCAGAGACCCGCGCGGCATTTTGATGGCGGATATCGTCCTAGTCGGCATTTCGCGCACATCCAAAACCCCGCTGTCCCAATACTTGGCGCACAAACGGCTGAAAGTGGCGAACGTGCCGCTGGTGCCGGAAGTGGATCCTCCGGAAGAACTGTTTAAAGTGGATCCTTCCAAATGCTTCGGCCTGGTCATTTCGCCGGAAAAACTGAATCACATCCGCAAAGAGCGGCTAATTGCGCTTGGTTTAAGCGATGATGCGAATTACGCCAGAATCAACCGGATCCACGAAGAGATCGCACATTTTGAAAAAGTGGTAGAGCGCATCGGCTGTGAAGTGGTGGACGTCACCAACCGGGCGGTTGAAGAAACCGCTAACCTGATTTTGAATAAACGAAATAACCGTTTTTGA
- the era gene encoding GTPase Era, which yields MQQGNNGFKSGFISIIGRPNVGKSTFLNRVVGQKIAIMSDKPQTTRNKVQGVVTTNDSQMVFIDTPGINEPRHKLGDFMLRVAKNTFREVDVLLFVASADDRIGKQDRFVLDMLKGIDVPVFLVLNKIDQVHPDNLPKIIEGYRNEFDFKEAIPISALQGNNVENLLAKITEYLPEGPQYYPADQITDHPERFIISELIREKALHLTREEIPHSIAVVIEKIAPDSENKDMIRVQATIMVERDSQKGIVIGKKGVLLKEIGSRARKDIENLLGSKVYLELWVKVQKDWRNKAVHLRDFGFRDDEY from the coding sequence ATGCAACAGGGAAATAACGGATTCAAATCGGGCTTTATCTCGATCATTGGACGCCCAAATGTCGGCAAATCAACGTTTCTAAACCGTGTCGTCGGCCAGAAAATCGCCATCATGAGCGATAAGCCGCAAACGACGCGCAACAAAGTCCAGGGAGTCGTGACAACAAACGATAGCCAAATGGTCTTTATCGACACACCGGGCATCAACGAGCCGCGCCATAAACTGGGCGATTTCATGCTGCGGGTAGCGAAAAACACGTTCCGCGAAGTGGACGTCTTGTTGTTTGTGGCGAGCGCAGATGACCGCATCGGCAAACAGGACCGTTTTGTACTGGATATGCTAAAAGGCATCGATGTGCCGGTCTTTTTGGTATTGAACAAAATTGACCAGGTTCATCCGGACAATTTGCCGAAAATCATTGAAGGCTACCGCAATGAATTTGACTTTAAAGAAGCGATTCCGATTTCGGCGCTGCAAGGCAATAACGTCGAGAACTTGCTGGCCAAAATTACGGAATACCTGCCGGAAGGGCCTCAGTATTACCCGGCCGATCAAATCACCGACCATCCGGAGCGCTTTATCATTTCGGAATTGATCCGTGAAAAGGCATTGCATTTGACGCGGGAAGAAATTCCGCATTCCATTGCGGTCGTCATTGAGAAAATTGCACCGGACAGCGAAAACAAAGACATGATCCGCGTCCAGGCAACGATCATGGTCGAACGCGATTCCCAAAAAGGCATCGTTATCGGGAAAAAAGGCGTTTTGCTGAAGGAAATCGGCTCCCGTGCACGGAAAGACATTGAAAACCTGCTTGGTTCTAAAGTGTATTTAGAGCTATGGGTCAAAGTCCAGAAGGATTGGCGCAACAAAGCAGTGCATTTGCGTGATTTCGGTTTCAGAGACGACGAATATTAA
- a CDS encoding cytidine deaminase produces the protein MEKEQLMTESKTARERAYVPYSKFKVGAALLTADGKVYHGCNIENAGYSMTNCAERTAMFKAVSEGERNFTALAVVADTKGPVSPCGACRQVIAEFCAPNMPVYLTNLNGDVQETTVSELLPGAFSTEDLEYATGK, from the coding sequence ATGGAGAAAGAACAATTGATGACAGAATCAAAAACTGCACGCGAACGGGCATATGTGCCGTATTCGAAATTCAAGGTCGGCGCAGCACTCCTGACAGCTGACGGCAAAGTTTACCATGGCTGCAATATTGAAAATGCCGGCTATTCCATGACAAACTGTGCAGAGCGCACGGCGATGTTCAAAGCCGTTTCAGAAGGCGAACGAAACTTCACAGCACTTGCTGTAGTAGCAGATACGAAAGGCCCGGTATCGCCGTGCGGCGCATGCCGCCAAGTGATCGCAGAATTCTGCGCGCCGAACATGCCGGTTTATTTAACAAATTTAAATGGCGACGTCCAGGAAACGACAGTCAGCGAACTGTTGCCAGGTGCGTTTTCAACGGAGGATCTAGAGTATGCAACAGGGAAATAA
- the recO gene encoding DNA repair protein RecO: MLNQLEGIVIRTQAYGENNKIVTLFTREAGKITCMARGAKKPSSRLAAVTQQFTHGSYSIFKGKGMGTLQSGDPLESLRHIREDIMKTAYASYITELIDRLTEQDEPQPAIYDMLYQALHAIEEGYDPEAISLFVEWKMLPSAGLTPTLHQCANCGATDGEFAFSFEELGFLCHRCFHIDRYIIRLSPALVKLIRTFYFVPIERVGSLKLKKESKSLLKGIVRTIYEEQAGIRLKSRKFLEQLERTPEFLPKKEEQDPQQDEIT, from the coding sequence ATGCTGAATCAATTAGAGGGGATTGTGATCCGGACGCAGGCATACGGCGAGAACAACAAAATCGTCACGTTGTTCACCCGTGAAGCAGGAAAAATCACCTGCATGGCAAGAGGCGCGAAAAAGCCTTCGAGCCGCCTGGCAGCCGTCACCCAACAATTTACGCATGGCAGCTATTCGATTTTTAAAGGCAAAGGCATGGGCACGCTGCAAAGCGGGGATCCGCTGGAGTCGCTCCGGCATATCCGGGAAGACATCATGAAAACAGCTTACGCCAGCTATATCACCGAGTTGATTGACCGGCTGACCGAACAGGACGAGCCGCAGCCGGCGATATACGATATGTTGTACCAGGCGCTTCATGCAATCGAAGAAGGCTATGACCCGGAAGCGATTTCGCTGTTCGTTGAATGGAAGATGCTGCCGTCCGCAGGTTTGACGCCGACTTTGCACCAATGTGCAAATTGCGGCGCCACCGACGGCGAATTCGCATTTTCGTTCGAGGAACTCGGCTTTTTATGCCATCGCTGTTTCCACATTGACCGCTACATCATCCGGTTGAGCCCGGCGCTCGTCAAGCTGATCCGCACGTTTTATTTTGTGCCGATCGAACGCGTCGGTTCGCTGAAGCTGAAAAAGGAATCGAAGTCGCTGCTGAAGGGAATTGTGCGGACGATTTACGAAGAACAGGCCGGCATCCGGCTGAAATCGCGCAAATTCCTGGAACAGCTCGAACGGACGCCTGAATTTTTGCCGAAAAAAGAAGAACAAGACCCGCAGCAGGATGAAATCACCTGA
- a CDS encoding HD family phosphohydrolase, translated as MRKKAEQLYEKAGYKMMSAILIVAIGAVMYAFLYSSLQTDKYSIELFQLSEEPIRSAKTVVDPFKTERERERAASEVQPSYQYNEEIAANQAAVVDSLFGYILEAKNLPDNKDGKPVKTEQMVESLQENIRLMETSDNGLKLTDDMLRALLVLPQGKLEEVQQFLTGIVLDTLEHPIREGEVGAFRNAAEQEIRKETKIPASILQAAVMIGRASIIPNEVVNEELTNAQIEQARASVEPTRILQGQVLVQEGQVVDREVYRQLELAGMTEDQQDYKPLFGLLLFVLIAVAVLAVMIRQTDTTEQKKITALLVVVSVLGLSMAIMEIIHVVSGNFDVVIAFLFPTALAGMIARMLLNERIAVCVTFLTGALGGMLLQEGSAMIRMDLALYIIFGGLIGVYLIQQDDRRTRLLQTSLAVAIVNGLYVGFYLLIGQSQYDWTEIGFYFSAAVISGLLSGALTIGLLPFFESAFGLLSTMKLIELSNPNHPLLKKILTETPGTYHHSVMVANLADASCEAIGANGLLARVGCYYHDIGKTKHPHFFIENQMHMRNPHDSLPPETSSRIILEHGAYGAELLKKHKMPKEIVDVAAQHHGTSLLKFFYHKAREQNPEVDEAMYRYSGPKPQTKETAIISVADSVEAAVRSMKEPTSEKIKNLVDAIVEDKLKDGQFEECDLTMKELKTIKHIMCETLNGIFHSRIEYPKEPT; from the coding sequence ATGAGAAAAAAAGCGGAACAACTTTACGAAAAAGCAGGATATAAAATGATGTCCGCCATTTTGATAGTGGCAATCGGAGCCGTCATGTATGCGTTTTTATACAGTTCACTGCAAACTGACAAGTATTCCATCGAACTTTTTCAGCTGTCAGAAGAGCCGATTCGTTCGGCGAAAACGGTAGTCGATCCCTTCAAGACGGAACGGGAACGGGAACGGGCAGCTTCGGAAGTGCAGCCCAGTTACCAGTACAATGAAGAAATCGCTGCCAATCAGGCAGCGGTAGTTGATTCGCTGTTTGGATATATTCTGGAAGCTAAAAACTTGCCGGATAATAAAGACGGCAAACCGGTTAAAACTGAACAGATGGTTGAATCGCTGCAGGAAAATATCCGTCTGATGGAAACGAGCGATAACGGCCTGAAACTGACCGATGACATGCTTCGTGCCTTGCTGGTGCTGCCGCAGGGCAAACTGGAGGAAGTGCAGCAATTCTTAACGGGAATTGTTTTGGATACATTGGAACACCCAATCCGTGAAGGCGAAGTGGGGGCTTTCCGCAACGCAGCGGAGCAGGAAATACGGAAAGAAACAAAAATACCCGCGTCGATCCTGCAGGCTGCAGTAATGATCGGCCGCGCGAGCATTATTCCTAATGAAGTAGTCAATGAGGAATTGACGAACGCACAGATTGAACAGGCCAGAGCCAGCGTGGAGCCGACGCGCATTCTGCAAGGGCAGGTTTTGGTTCAGGAGGGGCAAGTCGTGGACCGCGAAGTATACCGCCAGCTGGAACTTGCCGGCATGACGGAAGACCAGCAGGATTACAAGCCGCTTTTTGGGTTGCTGCTGTTTGTCTTGATTGCTGTGGCGGTTCTGGCGGTCATGATCCGCCAAACCGATACGACCGAGCAGAAAAAAATTACGGCTCTTCTAGTAGTCGTTTCCGTGCTTGGACTTTCGATGGCCATAATGGAAATCATCCATGTGGTGAGCGGCAATTTTGATGTCGTCATCGCTTTCCTGTTTCCGACTGCGCTGGCAGGAATGATTGCCAGAATGCTGCTTAATGAACGGATTGCAGTCTGCGTGACGTTTCTTACAGGGGCATTGGGGGGTATGTTGTTGCAAGAAGGCAGCGCCATGATCCGGATGGATCTTGCTCTTTATATTATATTTGGCGGCTTGATTGGCGTCTATTTGATCCAGCAGGACGACCGGCGCACCCGCTTGCTCCAGACGAGCCTTGCGGTGGCGATTGTGAATGGTTTATACGTTGGTTTTTATCTGCTTATTGGCCAAAGCCAATACGATTGGACCGAAATCGGCTTTTATTTTTCAGCGGCTGTCATCTCGGGCTTGTTGTCCGGTGCGCTGACGATCGGCTTATTGCCGTTTTTTGAATCGGCTTTCGGCTTGCTGTCGACGATGAAACTGATTGAGTTGTCCAATCCGAACCATCCTTTATTGAAGAAAATTCTGACTGAAACGCCCGGTACTTATCACCACAGCGTCATGGTCGCCAATCTGGCGGACGCTTCCTGTGAAGCGATTGGCGCAAACGGGCTGCTTGCCCGCGTTGGCTGCTACTACCACGATATTGGAAAGACAAAGCATCCGCATTTCTTCATTGAAAACCAGATGCATATGCGCAATCCCCATGATTCGCTGCCGCCGGAAACGAGCAGCCGCATCATTTTGGAGCACGGCGCGTACGGTGCAGAATTGCTGAAAAAGCACAAGATGCCAAAAGAAATCGTCGACGTGGCGGCCCAGCACCACGGCACCAGTTTGCTGAAATTCTTCTACCATAAAGCGAGAGAACAAAATCCGGAAGTGGACGAAGCGATGTACCGCTACAGCGGACCGAAGCCGCAGACAAAAGAAACTGCCATCATTTCAGTGGCAGACAGTGTGGAAGCAGCCGTGAGGTCGATGAAAGAACCGACATCAGAAAAAATAAAAAATTTGGTCGATGCAATTGTAGAGGATAAACTGAAAGATGGGCAATTCGAAGAATGCGATTTAACGATGAAAGAACTCAAGACAATCAAGCACATCATGTGCGAGACGCTGAATGGCATTTTCCATTCGCGCATTGAGTATCCAAAAGAACCCACATGA
- a CDS encoding diacylglycerol kinase family protein: MKASRFFKSFKFAVQGIGFALKREQNMRLHILAALIVLAAGVWTGLSKSEWLIVLLVIGGMLALEMMNSAIERVVDLASPAIHPLAKEAKDIAAGAVLVFAAASAIIGLLIFIPKWL, encoded by the coding sequence ATGAAGGCGAGTAGATTTTTCAAGTCCTTCAAATTTGCGGTGCAGGGAATTGGGTTTGCATTGAAGCGGGAACAAAATATGCGGCTTCATATCCTGGCTGCTCTTATTGTCCTGGCAGCCGGTGTTTGGACAGGCCTTTCCAAAAGTGAATGGCTCATCGTCCTGTTGGTGATCGGCGGCATGCTGGCGCTGGAAATGATGAATTCGGCGATTGAACGGGTCGTCGACTTGGCGTCGCCAGCCATTCACCCGCTGGCAAAAGAAGCGAAAGACATAGCGGCGGGCGCCGTTTTGGTATTTGCCGCCGCAAGTGCTATAATTGGTTTATTAATCTTTATCCCAAAATGGTTATAA
- a CDS encoding helix-turn-helix transcriptional regulator, protein MSPIELNKRQEEILRIVKGNGPITGEQIADRLHLTRATLRPDLAILTMAGFLDARPRVGYFYSGKKPGQDISDTMNNMKVKDFQSIPVVVREDVSVYDAISQMFLDDVGTLFVVDKNSLLTGVLSRKDLLRTSLGNQDLAAIPVHIIMTRMPNITYCVKNESLIQAAHRLINQQIDALPVVDEQPEGFKVIGRLTKTNITRAFLSLSESHEL, encoded by the coding sequence GTGAGTCCGATCGAACTCAATAAACGGCAAGAAGAGATTTTGCGGATTGTCAAAGGCAATGGCCCGATTACGGGTGAGCAGATTGCAGACCGTCTGCATTTGACAAGAGCGACATTAAGACCCGATTTAGCCATCCTGACGATGGCCGGCTTTTTGGATGCCCGCCCGCGTGTGGGATATTTTTATTCCGGAAAAAAACCGGGGCAGGATATTTCGGATACAATGAACAACATGAAAGTGAAAGATTTCCAATCGATTCCTGTTGTTGTGCGGGAAGACGTCAGTGTCTATGATGCCATCAGCCAGATGTTCCTGGACGATGTCGGCACTTTGTTTGTTGTAGACAAAAACTCCCTTTTGACAGGGGTATTGTCGCGCAAAGACCTGCTCAGAACCAGTCTCGGCAATCAGGATTTGGCTGCCATCCCAGTACATATCATTATGACCCGGATGCCGAACATTACTTATTGCGTGAAAAACGAATCGTTGATCCAGGCTGCGCATCGCTTGATCAATCAGCAGATTGACGCATTGCCGGTGGTCGATGAGCAGCCGGAAGGTTTTAAAGTGATTGGCCGATTGACAAAAACGAATATTACACGGGCATTTTTATCCTTGTCGGAAAGCCATGAATTGTGA
- a CDS encoding glycine--tRNA ligase, whose product MSMEDVVSLAKHRGFVFPGSEIYGGLANTWDYGPLGVELKNNIKKAWWKKFVQESVHNVGLDAAILMNPKTWVASGHVGNFNDPMIDCKSCKTRHRADKLIEDALDAKGIEMIVDGLSFERMAELIQEHDIKCPTCGAQDYTDIRQFNLMFKTFQGVTESSTNEIFLRPETAQGIFVNYKNVQRSMRKKIPFGIAQIGKSFRNEITPGNFTFRTREFEQMELEFFCKPGEDLEWYAYWRDFCKNWLLNLNMSEDNMRLREHDADELSHYSNATVDIEYKFPFGWGELWGIADRTDFDLKRHMEHSGEDFNYIDPITNERYVPYCIEPSLGADRVTLAFLVDAYNEEELENDDKRTVLKFHPALAPYKAAVLPLSKKLAEGATEVFADLAKHFMVDYDESQSIGKRYRRQDEIGTPFCITYDFDSVEDGQVTVRHRDSMEQVRMPIGEVQAYIAKHIEF is encoded by the coding sequence ATGTCAATGGAAGATGTAGTATCGTTAGCGAAACACAGAGGATTTGTTTTCCCGGGCTCTGAGATCTACGGCGGTCTGGCAAATACATGGGATTACGGCCCGCTTGGCGTCGAACTGAAAAACAATATCAAAAAAGCTTGGTGGAAAAAGTTCGTCCAGGAATCCGTCCACAACGTCGGCCTTGACGCGGCAATTTTGATGAACCCGAAAACTTGGGTGGCATCCGGACACGTCGGCAACTTCAACGATCCAATGATCGATTGCAAAAGCTGCAAGACACGCCACCGCGCCGACAAACTGATCGAAGATGCACTCGATGCAAAAGGCATTGAAATGATCGTCGACGGCCTGTCTTTCGAGAGAATGGCTGAGTTGATCCAGGAACATGATATCAAGTGCCCAACTTGCGGCGCGCAGGATTACACCGACATCCGCCAGTTCAACTTGATGTTCAAAACCTTCCAGGGAGTGACCGAATCTTCTACAAATGAAATCTTCCTTCGTCCGGAAACGGCGCAAGGGATTTTCGTCAACTATAAAAACGTCCAGCGTTCAATGCGCAAAAAAATCCCGTTCGGAATTGCACAAATCGGCAAAAGTTTCCGAAACGAAATCACTCCGGGGAACTTTACGTTCCGTACGCGTGAATTTGAACAAATGGAACTTGAATTTTTCTGCAAACCGGGTGAAGACTTGGAATGGTACGCTTACTGGCGCGATTTTTGTAAAAACTGGCTTTTGAACCTGAATATGTCTGAAGACAATATGCGCCTTCGCGAACACGACGCAGACGAATTGTCCCATTACTCCAATGCAACTGTCGACATCGAATACAAATTCCCATTCGGCTGGGGCGAGCTCTGGGGCATCGCGGACCGCACCGATTTTGACTTGAAGCGCCATATGGAACATTCCGGCGAAGACTTCAACTACATCGATCCGATTACAAACGAACGTTATGTTCCGTATTGCATCGAGCCTTCCCTTGGTGCTGACCGTGTAACGCTGGCCTTCCTTGTCGATGCTTACAACGAAGAAGAACTTGAAAATGACGACAAACGCACCGTCTTGAAATTCCATCCGGCGCTAGCGCCTTATAAAGCGGCTGTTCTGCCATTGTCGAAGAAATTGGCTGAAGGCGCAACGGAAGTATTCGCTGATTTGGCGAAGCATTTCATGGTGGATTACGACGAATCCCAGTCCATCGGCAAACGCTACCGCCGCCAGGATGAAATCGGTACTCCTTTCTGCATCACCTACGACTTTGATTCCGTGGAAGATGGCCAAGTAACCGTGCGCCACCGCGATTCCATGGAGCAAGTGCGCATGCCGATCGGCGAAGTGCAAGCTTATATCGCTAAACACATTGAGTTTTAA